The following coding sequences are from one Streptomyces sp. NBC_01294 window:
- a CDS encoding RNA polymerase sigma factor, with translation MSASTSRTLPSEIADSESVMALIERGKAEGQIAGDDVRRAFEADQIPATQWKNVLRSLNQILEEEGVTLMVSAAESPKRTTRKSVAAKSPAKRTATKTVAAKTTAAQPAATSATVVPAGETTDPETADALAQEPGTEPAAKKTAAKKTAAKKAAPAKKTAAKKTAAKKTASKKDSDAGDEETRDEGPDAAKAEADEEEEGGENKGFVISDDEDDAPAQQVVVAGATADPVKDYLKQIGKVPLLNAEQEVELAKRIEAGLFAEDKLANSDKLAPKLKRELEIIAEDGRRAKNHLLEANLRLVVSLAKRYTGRGMLFLDLIQEGNLGLIRAVEKFDYTKGYKFSTYATWWIRQAITRAMADQARTIRIPVHMVEVINKLARVQRQMLQDLGREPTPEELAKELDMTPEKVIEVQKYGREPISLHTPLGEDGDSEFGDLIEDSEAVVPADAVSFTLLQEQLHSVLDTLSEREAGVVSMRFGLTDGQPKTLDEIGKVYGVTRERIRQIESKTMSKLRHPSRSQVLRDYLD, from the coding sequence GTGTCGGCCAGCACATCCCGTACGCTCCCGTCGGAGATCGCCGATTCCGAGTCTGTGATGGCGCTCATCGAGCGGGGCAAGGCCGAGGGGCAGATCGCCGGCGATGACGTGCGTCGGGCCTTCGAGGCTGACCAGATTCCTGCGACCCAGTGGAAGAATGTTCTGCGCAGCCTCAACCAGATCCTCGAGGAAGAGGGTGTGACGCTGATGGTCAGTGCCGCGGAGTCGCCCAAGCGCACCACCCGCAAGAGCGTCGCAGCGAAGAGCCCGGCCAAGCGGACGGCCACCAAGACCGTCGCGGCCAAGACGACGGCAGCGCAGCCCGCAGCCACCTCGGCCACCGTGGTCCCGGCAGGCGAGACGACGGACCCGGAGACCGCGGACGCCCTCGCGCAGGAGCCCGGAACGGAGCCCGCCGCCAAGAAGACGGCGGCGAAGAAGACGGCGGCGAAGAAGGCCGCACCCGCCAAGAAGACCGCCGCCAAGAAGACGGCGGCGAAGAAGACCGCCTCCAAGAAGGACTCCGACGCCGGCGACGAGGAGACCCGGGACGAGGGTCCCGACGCCGCCAAGGCCGAGGCCGACGAAGAGGAGGAGGGCGGCGAGAACAAGGGCTTCGTCATCTCCGACGACGAGGACGACGCCCCCGCCCAGCAGGTCGTGGTCGCCGGCGCCACCGCCGACCCGGTCAAGGACTACCTCAAGCAGATCGGCAAGGTCCCCCTCCTCAACGCCGAGCAGGAGGTGGAGCTCGCCAAGCGCATCGAGGCGGGCCTGTTCGCCGAGGACAAGCTGGCGAACTCCGACAAGCTGGCGCCCAAGCTCAAGCGCGAGCTGGAGATCATCGCCGAGGACGGCCGCCGGGCGAAGAACCACCTGCTGGAAGCCAACCTCCGCCTCGTGGTCTCCCTCGCCAAGCGCTACACCGGCCGCGGCATGCTCTTCCTGGACCTGATCCAGGAGGGCAACCTGGGTCTCATCCGCGCGGTCGAGAAGTTCGACTACACCAAGGGCTACAAGTTCTCGACCTACGCCACGTGGTGGATCCGGCAGGCGATCACGCGCGCCATGGCCGACCAGGCCCGCACCATCCGCATCCCGGTGCACATGGTCGAGGTCATCAACAAGCTCGCCCGCGTGCAGCGCCAGATGCTCCAGGACCTGGGCCGCGAGCCCACCCCGGAGGAGCTGGCCAAGGAACTCGACATGACCCCCGAGAAGGTCATCGAGGTCCAGAAGTACGGCCGCGAGCCGATCTCCCTGCACACGCCGCTCGGCGAGGACGGCGACAGCGAGTTCGGTGACCTGATCGAGGACTCCGAGGCCGTCGTTCCGGCCGACGCCGTCAGCTTCACGCTCCTGCAGGAGCAGCTGCACTCGGTGCTCGACACCCTGAGCGAGCGCGAGGCCGGCGTGGTCTCGATGCGCTTCGGCCTCACGGACGGCCAGCCCAAGACGCTCGACGAGATCGGCAAGGTCTACGGGGTCACGCGCGAGCGGATCCGCCAGATCGAGTCGAAGACGATGTCGAAGCTGCGCCACCCGTCCCGGTCCCAGGTGCTGCGCGACTACCTGGACTGA
- a CDS encoding FadR/GntR family transcriptional regulator, which translates to MLFTKDLKGHGGKADKGFVSTLAHTMMTAARHADSGLAGPGELDRYPYAEAPGSDRVGAPHWDGADVELSRVGRRAAGSRGRGLHGQLVQQLGQMIVSGDLGADRPLVPEEIGQRFEVSRTVVRESLRVLEAKGLVSARPNVGTRVRPVADWNLLDPDIIEWRAFGPQRDDQRRELGELRWTIEPLAARLAAGHGRPDIQQRLADMVEIMGHALGQGDSITFARADNEFHALLIQVAGNRMLEHLSGIVSAALQVSGSPITACDRPSETCVAHHARMVEALAAGDAIGAENAMRQLLTVHPEVERVVPAPREH; encoded by the coding sequence GTGCTTTTCACCAAAGACCTCAAGGGTCATGGAGGCAAGGCCGACAAAGGATTCGTGAGTACCCTTGCGCACACCATGATGACCGCCGCCCGCCACGCCGACTCCGGCCTCGCCGGCCCGGGCGAACTCGACCGCTACCCCTACGCGGAGGCCCCCGGGTCCGACCGCGTCGGAGCGCCCCACTGGGACGGCGCCGACGTCGAGTTGAGCCGCGTGGGCCGCCGCGCCGCAGGCAGTCGCGGCCGCGGCCTGCACGGCCAACTCGTCCAGCAACTCGGCCAGATGATCGTCTCCGGCGACCTCGGCGCGGACCGCCCGCTGGTCCCCGAGGAGATCGGCCAGCGCTTCGAGGTCTCCCGCACGGTCGTCCGCGAATCGCTGCGGGTCCTGGAGGCCAAGGGCCTCGTCAGCGCCCGCCCCAACGTCGGCACCCGGGTCCGTCCGGTCGCCGACTGGAACCTGCTCGACCCCGACATCATCGAGTGGCGCGCCTTCGGCCCGCAGCGCGACGACCAGCGCCGCGAGCTGGGTGAGCTCCGCTGGACCATCGAACCGCTCGCCGCCCGCCTCGCCGCCGGCCACGGCCGTCCGGACATCCAGCAGCGCCTCGCCGACATGGTCGAGATCATGGGCCACGCCCTCGGCCAGGGCGACTCGATCACCTTCGCGCGCGCCGACAACGAGTTCCACGCGCTGCTCATCCAGGTCGCCGGCAACCGCATGCTGGAGCACCTCTCCGGCATCGTCTCCGCCGCGCTCCAGGTCTCCGGCAGCCCGATCACCGCCTGCGACCGTCCGAGCGAGACCTGCGTCGCCCACCACGCCCGGATGGTCGAGGCCCTTGCCGCAGGCGACGCGATCGGCGCCGAGAATGCCATGCGCCAGCTCCTGACGGTTCATCCGGAGGTCGAGCGCGTGGTTCCCGCCCCGCGCGAGCACTGA
- a CDS encoding ABC transporter ATP-binding protein — protein sequence MLQAIGLTSNHRPNTPPRVDDLTFEARPGHVTALLGEPGSGKTTALRLMLELEPGRGVTYFRGRPLHRIPHPGREVGVLLGDVPGNPARTVRNQLRMLCAAAGVPASRADIMLEVVGIGGLRDQRLGSLSLGMERRVALASALLADPCTLLLDEPGAGLSPRERGWLHGLLRGHASLGGAVLFTTDDAKEAARSADRVVSIEAGRLVADQDAAEFARTRLRPRVAVRTPHAARLADVLGREARAAQRSVEIVEESGSRLSVYGSNCAEVGEAAFRHGVLVHQLADETGDAGTPTAPVPHARTAARNPAEAAEASTGASDGPSGGRPRDARSRRPASAVRRVGGPLRPLRYESLRVFGTATPVLTAALVVAVSVLTALVLARLGQTPQNRLLAAWPELLPLPPAALGAGLLGALAFGEEYRYPALAADRGTVPRRLGLLIAKLGMSAALALLLGALVAAADAAALALVFDSGPLRTPKEWLSPAASWAGLLIGCAWAGVLASGVFRSATAGLAAVLAVPVVVVPLVRRALEGSSAYPVTGLGPRLRGLTWVQWPPEADRLLVGALRVMTQPVGTALVLSLMVLLCAYGFTGLRSRVRW from the coding sequence ATGCTCCAGGCCATCGGACTCACTAGCAACCACCGCCCCAACACCCCGCCCCGCGTGGACGACCTCACCTTCGAGGCCCGCCCGGGACACGTGACCGCCCTGCTCGGCGAGCCGGGATCGGGCAAGACCACCGCGCTGCGGCTCATGCTCGAACTCGAACCGGGCCGCGGCGTCACCTACTTCCGCGGCCGCCCGCTGCACCGGATCCCCCACCCCGGCCGTGAGGTCGGCGTGCTGCTCGGCGACGTGCCCGGCAACCCGGCGCGGACCGTCCGCAACCAGCTGCGGATGCTGTGCGCCGCCGCCGGGGTGCCGGCCTCCCGGGCCGACATCATGCTCGAGGTCGTCGGCATCGGGGGCCTTCGGGACCAGCGGCTCGGCTCCCTGTCGCTCGGCATGGAGCGCCGGGTCGCGCTGGCCTCGGCGCTGCTCGCCGATCCGTGCACCCTGCTCCTGGACGAGCCCGGTGCCGGGCTGTCCCCCCGCGAACGCGGCTGGCTGCACGGGCTGCTGCGCGGTCACGCCTCCCTCGGCGGAGCGGTGCTCTTCACCACCGACGACGCCAAGGAGGCCGCCCGCAGCGCCGACCGGGTCGTCAGCATCGAGGCGGGCCGGCTCGTCGCCGACCAGGACGCCGCCGAGTTCGCCCGGACCCGGCTGCGCCCGCGGGTCGCCGTGCGCACCCCGCACGCGGCCCGGCTGGCCGACGTACTGGGCCGGGAGGCCCGGGCGGCCCAGCGCTCGGTGGAGATCGTCGAGGAGAGCGGCAGTCGCCTGTCGGTGTACGGAAGCAACTGCGCCGAGGTCGGCGAGGCGGCGTTCCGGCACGGCGTGCTGGTCCACCAGCTCGCCGACGAGACCGGCGACGCCGGCACGCCGACGGCGCCGGTACCGCACGCCCGCACCGCCGCCCGAAACCCCGCGGAGGCCGCGGAGGCCTCCACCGGGGCCTCCGACGGGCCCTCCGGCGGCCGGCCCCGCGATGCCCGCTCCCGGCGGCCGGCCTCGGCCGTGCGCCGTGTGGGCGGGCCGCTGCGGCCGCTGCGCTACGAGTCGCTCCGGGTCTTCGGCACCGCGACCCCCGTCCTCACCGCCGCCCTCGTCGTCGCCGTGTCCGTCCTCACCGCCCTGGTGCTGGCCCGGCTCGGACAGACCCCGCAGAACCGGCTGCTCGCCGCCTGGCCCGAGCTGCTGCCGCTGCCGCCCGCCGCCCTGGGGGCGGGACTGCTCGGCGCGCTGGCCTTCGGCGAGGAGTACCGCTACCCCGCACTCGCCGCCGACCGCGGCACCGTGCCCCGCCGACTGGGGCTGCTCATCGCCAAGCTCGGCATGAGCGCCGCGCTGGCCCTGCTGCTCGGCGCCCTGGTCGCGGCGGCCGACGCCGCGGCCCTGGCACTGGTCTTCGACAGCGGACCGCTGCGCACGCCGAAGGAGTGGCTCTCCCCGGCCGCGAGTTGGGCCGGGCTGCTGATCGGCTGCGCCTGGGCCGGCGTACTGGCCTCCGGTGTCTTCCGGTCCGCCACCGCGGGTCTGGCCGCGGTGCTCGCCGTACCGGTGGTGGTCGTACCGCTGGTGCGCCGGGCGCTGGAGGGCTCGTCCGCGTACCCGGTGACCGGACTCGGGCCCCGGCTGCGGGGCCTGACCTGGGTGCAGTGGCCGCCGGAGGCGGACCGCCTGCTCGTGGGGGCCCTACGGGTGATGACCCAACCCGTCGGGACCGCACTGGTGTTGTCGCTGATGGTCCTGTTGTGCGCCTATGGGTTCACCGGACTGCGCAGCCGGGTCCGTTGGTGA
- a CDS encoding NUDIX hydrolase — protein MSPYDPSAYPPFAVTVDLVVLTVRRHALCALVVRRGEQPFQGRWALPGGFVRGDEDLAAAAARELSEETGLCAHDPALPGAGNGAHLEQLATYGDPKRDPRMRVVSVAHLVLAPDLPAPRAGGDANSARWAPVDEVLAATGEASTGLAFDHATILADGVERARSKIEYSSLATAFCPPEFTVGELRRVYEAVWGVALDPRNFHRKVTGTPGFLVPAGGTTTRQGGRPAQLFRAGGATLLNPPMLRPEV, from the coding sequence ATGTCGCCCTACGACCCGTCGGCCTATCCGCCCTTTGCCGTCACCGTCGACCTGGTCGTGCTCACCGTGCGGCGCCACGCGCTCTGCGCGCTGGTCGTCCGGCGGGGTGAGCAGCCGTTCCAGGGGCGCTGGGCGCTGCCCGGCGGATTCGTCCGCGGGGACGAAGACCTGGCGGCTGCCGCCGCCAGGGAGCTCTCCGAGGAGACCGGCCTCTGCGCGCACGACCCCGCACTGCCCGGCGCGGGCAACGGGGCGCACCTCGAACAGCTGGCCACCTACGGTGATCCGAAGCGTGATCCGCGGATGCGTGTCGTCAGCGTGGCGCACCTGGTGCTGGCTCCGGACCTGCCGGCGCCCCGGGCCGGGGGCGATGCCAACAGCGCGCGCTGGGCCCCGGTCGACGAGGTGCTGGCCGCCACCGGCGAGGCCTCCACGGGGCTCGCCTTCGACCACGCCACGATCCTCGCCGACGGTGTGGAGCGGGCCCGATCGAAGATCGAGTACTCCTCGCTGGCCACCGCCTTCTGCCCGCCCGAGTTCACCGTCGGCGAGCTGCGCCGGGTCTACGAGGCCGTCTGGGGCGTTGCCCTCGACCCGCGCAACTTCCACCGCAAGGTCACCGGTACCCCTGGATTCCTGGTGCCGGCCGGAGGGACGACGACCCGTCAGGGCGGACGCCCGGCCCAGTTGTTCCGCGCGGGCGGTGCCACCCTGCTCAACCCGCCGATGCTGCGCCCGGAAGTCTGA
- a CDS encoding glycogen debranching N-terminal domain-containing protein — MSHPAPPHPPGVPAARRPELPPVHGAVICVAAPCLVISPEHGQLTGRGIDGIYRSGRRLLSRCVLRVGGRDPVAVQGRSLGADRAAFTATVRTGAEPGPDPDIGVERVRHADGTERITLRSFTTRPVRLPVEVLLGTDLAELAAVAAGRSGPELPAGVHAAGLRWSTGEAQAVTAAEPPPDDALASAGLLRWQLELGPGESRTIELRTTQDRVSRAPAGQVANPLADARAEGDDPRVEAWFRTSVEDLGALLLRDPEEPGDAFAAAGVPWRLGLAPAESLWAARMALPLGTGLAAATLRVLARTQTDGHGPDAGKIPGPMRGAGPQLPPACTGTEATLAFPVVLAEARLWGMPEEEVARLLPAAERCLDWLRGALGEDGFLADPDPGPRRCETQAHAHRAAVLGADLLAGCGRPGAEEWRERADALRERFRAGFWIDGPDGGRPASALHPDGRPLPRLTGAAAHLLDTGLLGGGRLAPGLLDRTRAEQLARLLGAPAMDSGWGLRSMAVKEPGHNPFGHRSGAVRAYESAVAVAGLAQAGFDKEAAGLLRGLLDAAETFGYRLPEMFAAEQRTAGSAPVPHPAACRPAAVAAAAGIHALTALAGIRPDAPLGTVALAPLPGAPLGALRLSGLRVSGEPFAVRISRLGLGMVEEAADVLQLGG; from the coding sequence GACCGGACGGGGGATCGACGGGATCTACCGCTCCGGGCGGCGACTGCTCTCCCGCTGCGTGCTGCGCGTCGGCGGCCGGGACCCGGTCGCCGTCCAGGGACGCAGCCTCGGCGCCGACCGGGCCGCATTCACCGCGACCGTGCGCACCGGTGCCGAGCCCGGCCCCGACCCGGACATCGGTGTGGAACGGGTCCGGCACGCGGACGGCACCGAGCGGATCACCCTGCGCAGTTTCACGACCCGGCCGGTACGGCTCCCCGTGGAGGTCCTGCTCGGCACCGATCTGGCGGAGCTCGCCGCAGTCGCCGCCGGCCGGTCCGGGCCGGAGCTGCCCGCCGGGGTACACGCCGCCGGGCTGCGCTGGAGCACCGGCGAGGCGCAGGCGGTCACCGCCGCCGAGCCGCCGCCGGACGACGCGCTGGCCTCGGCGGGGCTGCTGCGCTGGCAGCTCGAGCTGGGCCCCGGTGAGTCCCGCACCATCGAGCTCCGGACCACACAGGACCGGGTGTCGCGGGCGCCCGCCGGACAAGTGGCGAACCCGCTGGCCGATGCCCGGGCCGAAGGGGACGACCCGAGGGTCGAGGCGTGGTTCCGGACCAGCGTCGAGGACCTGGGCGCGCTGCTCCTGAGGGACCCCGAGGAGCCGGGCGACGCCTTCGCGGCCGCGGGGGTGCCGTGGCGGCTGGGCCTGGCCCCGGCGGAGTCGCTCTGGGCCGCCAGGATGGCGCTGCCGCTCGGCACCGGTCTCGCCGCGGCCACCCTGCGCGTCCTCGCCCGGACACAGACCGACGGACACGGTCCCGACGCCGGGAAGATCCCCGGGCCGATGCGCGGAGCGGGCCCGCAACTCCCGCCGGCGTGCACCGGAACGGAGGCCACCCTGGCCTTCCCCGTGGTGCTCGCCGAAGCCCGGCTCTGGGGCATGCCGGAAGAGGAGGTGGCCCGACTGCTCCCGGCCGCCGAGCGGTGCCTCGACTGGCTGCGCGGCGCTCTGGGCGAGGACGGTTTCCTGGCCGATCCCGACCCGGGACCGCGGCGCTGCGAGACCCAGGCCCACGCACACCGGGCCGCCGTGCTCGGCGCCGACCTCCTCGCCGGATGCGGGAGGCCCGGCGCCGAGGAGTGGCGGGAGCGGGCGGACGCGTTGCGCGAGCGGTTCCGGGCCGGCTTCTGGATCGACGGCCCCGACGGCGGCCGGCCCGCTTCGGCCCTGCATCCCGACGGACGGCCGCTGCCGCGGCTGACGGGAGCCGCGGCCCACCTGCTCGACACCGGACTGCTCGGCGGTGGTCGGCTCGCGCCCGGACTCCTCGACCGGACCCGCGCCGAGCAGCTGGCACGGCTGCTCGGAGCCCCCGCCATGGATTCCGGATGGGGGCTGCGGAGCATGGCCGTCAAGGAGCCGGGGCACAACCCGTTCGGCCACCGCTCCGGCGCGGTGCGGGCGTACGAGAGCGCCGTGGCCGTGGCCGGCCTGGCCCAGGCGGGCTTCGACAAGGAGGCCGCGGGCCTGCTCAGAGGCCTGCTGGACGCGGCGGAGACCTTCGGGTACCGGCTGCCGGAGATGTTCGCGGCCGAACAGCGCACCGCGGGCAGCGCCCCCGTCCCGCACCCGGCGGCCTGCCGCCCCGCCGCGGTGGCCGCGGCGGCCGGGATCCACGCGCTGACCGCCCTCGCCGGAATCCGGCCCGACGCGCCCTTGGGCACGGTCGCCCTCGCACCCCTCCCCGGCGCCCCCCTCGGCGCGCTCCGGCTCTCGGGCCTGCGGGTGTCGGGGGAGCCCTTCGCCGTACGGATCAGCAGGCTCGGCCTCGGCATGGTGGAGGAGGCAGCCGATGTGCTCCAGCTGGGAGGCTGA